The Patescibacteria group bacterium nucleotide sequence GCAACACCAGATTCATAGCGGCGTTGAATTATTTCTCGGTGGACGGCGCGACTCGTCGTTTGGGCCAATGGTACTATTGGGCAAGGGCGGCGTGGACGTGGAAAAAAATAAAGCCATCACCATTGCATTTCCGCCATTCACTAGTGAATCATTACGGCGCCAGTTGAGTTTAGGTAGTGCCGGCCGTGATTTGATGCAATTCATTCACGAACAGCATTTAGATTTAATGGCCTATTTGACTGCTGCCTCCCACCTGGGACAATTATTACGTGAGCACAACGAGATATCCGAAGTAGACGTCAATCCTTTGTTCGTCGGGCCGGTGGGCGAGGGGACAAAAGCAGTCGATGCCCGGATTATAATTGGTGAATACAAGAAATGAAGATTGCATTTCAAAGAACATTTCGCGATACGCCGAGAAATTTAATGCGGGCTTGCGGCTACGCTGAGTTCTTTAACCGTCGAACGGGTGATATTAGTTACGTGCGACCGTTAAGCCGGGTGCGTTATCCGCAGTTTCACGTTTACATCAATGGCGATCCGCAAACGGGTATGGTGGTCAATTTGCATATGGACGCTAAACAGCCGACTTATGAGTCGGGCCACGCCCACGCCGGCGAATACGATTCACCAGTGGTAGCGCAGGAGGCGGCTCGGATTCGTTCGATAATCGAGGCTCGGTCATGACACAAACGCGGTATTTGAAAAGACAACATGGGCGATGGATACAAATCAGCGCCGGTGTTATCGTGACACGACCGGACTATCGAAAAGTACTGGTGATTAGGCCGATGAAGAGAAAAGACTGGGAATTTGCTAAAGGTAAATTAGAACCAAAAGAATCGCATATTGATGCGGCCCGGCGCGAGCTTAACGAAGAAACCAGTATTCGCAATGTTAAAATCCGTCCGCATTGGCGACAGAACATTGAATATCGTTTCGCGCTGCCTCATATTGGCTTGGTGCACAAAACGGTCACCTACTATTTAGCTACCACTCGGGATCGAGTCAGGTTATCGTCCGAACATGGGGAGTATCGCTGGGCAACGTGGTCGGAGGCGCGTTCGTTGTTGCGACACCGGAATTATCAGGATATATTAACCAAGGTAGAAAATACGCTAAGAATAGCCAAAAAGTAATCACGGTTCGGTTTTGCCTGGATAGGCGAACCATGTTAAAGTGTCTCTATGTCAAAACGTTGGGTTGTGGCCGATCAGATACCATTAGAAGTGCGTGATCAATTTCCGGAACTTCATCCGGTCATTTTGCAATTATTGCACAACCGGGGTTTGACGACAGACCAGGCGATGGACGAGTTTATGAAACCGGACTTTGGTCGGGACGTGCCGGATCCGTTCTTGTTTCGGGAAATGCGAGTAGCGGTGGATCGGATCAAACGGGCCATCTTAGAAGGCGAACCGATCGTGGTGCACGGGGACTATGATGCCGACGGTGTCAGCGGCGCGGCGGTACTGGTCAGCGCCTTGCAGATGGTGGCGCCGAAAAATTCGATCGAAGTTTACTTGCCCCACCGTGAGATTGAAGGTTATGGTTTGAATATGGACACGGTCAAAGAATTGGCGCGGCGTAAGACTAAACTGATCATCACCGTGGATTGCGGTACAACGAATGTAGAAGAAATCACCTCGGCCAATCAATTAGGTATGGATGTGATCGTTACCGACCATCATACGCCATCGCCCGAACGTCCACCCGCGATCGCGATTTTGAATCCTTGGTTACCCGATGAAACCTATCCGTTTAAACACTTGTGCGGCGCGGGCGTGGCTTTCAAGCTGGCCCAGGCGTTATTGCGCGAATACAACTTTGGCGAAGCGGAAGAAAAATGGCTGATGGATCTGGT carries:
- a CDS encoding NUDIX domain-containing protein; translation: MTQTRYLKRQHGRWIQISAGVIVTRPDYRKVLVIRPMKRKDWEFAKGKLEPKESHIDAARRELNEETSIRNVKIRPHWRQNIEYRFALPHIGLVHKTVTYYLATTRDRVRLSSEHGEYRWATWSEARSLLRHRNYQDILTKVENTLRIAKK